A genomic stretch from Anabrus simplex isolate iqAnaSimp1 chromosome 2, ASM4041472v1, whole genome shotgun sequence includes:
- the LOC136863245 gene encoding chitinase domain-containing protein 1 yields the protein MHISVALLFSVAVVGGTLSRDDQKVKNPKKIKIQEGPVSSSVIDRNLVTEEPQIKDILSHYKSYFEDTKKKNFKGHLLGYVTPWNNHGYNVAKIFAAKFDFISPVWLQISREGQNKFSVSGKHDVDKGWMKEVKKNSALKVKVIPRLLFENWGQDDLLRLSSSESERKALANAIIKVAENMQFDGVVLELWSQLAGRIKNKVLIDLILFISRRLKENELVTFLVIPPYQGDTPGSFSKEQFDVLAENIDGFSLMTYDFSSPQRPGPNSPLQWAMDCVIELVPNDNDPLRSKIFLGINFYGNDYTPNGGSPIVNNQYISLLKNAKGRLRYDNMSAEHMVEVKTDSGRHLVFYPTLHSIQKRIELAEDLGTGIAIWELGQGLDYFYDLF from the coding sequence ATGCATATTTCCGTCGCTTTGCTTTTCAGTGTGGCAGTGGTCGGTGGCACATTGTCGCGCGATGACCAAAAAGTAAAGAAtccgaaaaaaataaaaattcaagaaGGGCCTGTATCTTCAAGTGTAATCGACCGAAATTTAGTGACTGAAGAACCTCAGATCAAGGACATATTGTCACATTATAAATCCTATTTCGAGGACAcgaaaaagaaaaattttaagggACACTTATTAGGTTATGTTACCCCTTGGAATAATCACGGCTACAACGTCGCTAAAATATTTGCCGCTAAGTTTGATTTTATTTCCCCAGTGTGGCTTCAGATTTCTCGTGAAGGACAAAATAAATTTTCGGTCAGTGGAAAACATGATGTTGATAAGGGTTGGatgaaagaagtgaagaaaaatagTGCTCTAAAAGTTAAAGTGATTCCACGGTTGTTGTTTGAAAATTGGGGTCAGGATGACTTGCTTCGTCTTTCTTCTAGTGAATCTGAGCGGAAGGCTTTGGCAAATGCCATTATTAAAGTAGCAGAGAACATGCAGTTTGACGGAGTAGTGTTAGAACTCTGGAGTCAGTTAGCTGGTAGAATTAAAAATAAGGTGTTAATAGATTTAATTCTTTTTATATCTCGCCGACTGAAAGAAAACGAACTTGTCACATTTCTTGTAATTCCTCCCTATCAAGGTGATACGCCTGGTTCATTTTCTAAGGAGCAGTTTGATGTGCTTGCTGAGAACATTGATGGCTTTTCATTGATGACATACGATTTTTCTAGTCCTCAAAGACCAGGACCAAATAGTCCTTTGCAGTGGGCCATGGATTGTGTTATTGAGCTTGTACCCAATGACAATGACCCCCTTCGTTCTAAAATATTTTTGGGAATAAACTTTTATGGTAATGATTATACTCCAAATGGTGGAAGTCCAATTGTAAACAACCAGTATATTTCTCTTTTGAAGAATGCTAAGGGTCGTCTTCGTTATGACAATATGTCTGCAGAGCACATGGTTGAGGTTAAGACTGATTCAGGGAGACACCTCGTTTTTTACCCTACACTCCATTCCATCCAGAAACGAATTGAGCTGGCTGAAGATTTGGGTACAGGAATAGCCATTTGGGAACTTGGTCAAGGCTTAGATTACTTTTATGATTTATTCTAA